Genomic segment of Salvia hispanica cultivar TCC Black 2014 chromosome 2, UniMelb_Shisp_WGS_1.0, whole genome shotgun sequence:
AATTTTAGAATAGGACTACATATATTTTTGGCACTCCATACCTTACATTTTAGGATAGGGgaaatgatatgctacataACTTATCTGAACACCACTCTCGTTTCATGCAGTTTTAATGTtgtctattttgttttatataatttagtttgattctgaaacattaaaaaatgttattgacattttatattttatactccctcgtattaagaaaatagaacggcacgagttttaatgcacaattggtaaagtaagtgagaagaattggtaaagtaagagagaggataagaaaaatgagtaaagtaagagagaggaagaagaaaagtgGTGAAAGTGGAGTTAGTGGACTGTGGGGTCCATGTCTTAAATAGAAAGAttctaaagtttctatttttaaggaacggcccaaaatgaaaatagttgccatttttaaaaagcggagggagtaaaattcataaaaatcaaagcttgatacaatattttattcattcacaTGTAGTTATAGAGAAAAGGAACAAatctcattttgattttttattaaatttttaaaataaaaaatgccaataatattttcgaaggtatagaatcaaactaaatactccctccgtcccataaaaatatgagcgGATGAGatgacacgagaattaagataaaattggtaaagtaagagagaggagtaGAATGgaagttaaagtagtgttagtggatagtgagacctacaatattaaattgatataacttttcaaaaatggaatgcacatattttggGGAACGGACGACaatggaaagtgcacatatttttgtgggacggggggaatatataaaacaaaattgataacGTTAAAGTGCATGAAACGAGGGTAGTGCTCACATAAGGTATACTCATTTCCCCTCAAATTATGAACTTTCTATTTCAATATATCcctttaaataatgaattttctattttcggaAATTGTTTCCTCACTTATGAGGTGTGACTTATTCTCCATTGACAATACTTCgacactttttctttctatatctcTCTACTCTATCGATTATGTTAATAATTTGTTCCCTTCgaaagttcatattttatgaaacggagtgagtataaaactaatattccaTTCATCTACAATTAAATAACctgttttgtcattttcaagaatccacaattaaaattcattatttttcctatttacAATAAGTGGACCCCACATTTCTTTACTCTTACTTATCCATTTTCTATGCAAagtcaaattatttaataaaatcagTGTCTAATCAAAATGAGTCATTTGATAGTATAGCATTATAATTAGTTGATAAccattttaaattgataactgacaactatgtcaacaacctaTGTTATGGATGTCAACACAAAAACATCTgtatgtcaactatatatacttgagatatatacatacaaatgTCTTCGAGTTAACATTCATAACATAGGTTATTAATAAACATAGTTGTTagttatcaatttaaaatagttgTCAAAGAACCGTGTATATACAAAAGTAAGATCTAtattcaaccaatttttcgctgactttcctttacatttcccAAAATCCAAACCGAATTGTTCAATTAAAAAGACTTGTACAGGTTACACGACTAAAATGTGggggatttatattttcaaactGTTTCAATCACGCAATGTGCGATGGTACCGACCTTTCCCAATTTATGTCCGCCGTGGGTGAACTTGCCCGCGGAGCATCGTCCCCTTCTATTCGACCAGTTTGGGAACGGCATCTTCTCACAGCCCCCCAGCTGCCGCGCTTGTCGTTCGCGCACCGTGAATATGACGTCACAACTGGCACAAGTGGTGGACCCCACATCCCGCTAGATAATCAGATATTGGAACGCTCCTTCCTTTTCAGCTCCGCGGAAATCTCCGCCCTGCGCCGCAGCCTACCGCCACACCTCCAGCGCTGCTCCAAATTCGAAATCGTGGCAGGCTGCATGTGGCGCTGCCTGACAATCGCTCGCTCCCTCAAACCCGACAAAGAGGTTAGATTCATAGGAGTTGTGGATAACAGAAGGCAAATAAAGCCGCCGCTTCCGGTGGGGTACTACGGCAACGCTATAGCATTGCCGGTGGCAGTGACAACCGCCGGTGAATTGTCAAAGAATCCGCTGGAATACGCGGTGGAGTTGGTTACAAAGGCAAAGCGCGAAGCAGCGAGTGGTGAGTACCTGAGGTCGGTGGCGGGTCTGATGGTGATGCGAGGTCGCCCTAATTTGACGGAGACGAACACTTATCTCGTGTCGAATTTGACGCACGTGGGTTACAAGCAGATGGATGTTGGGTGGGGCACGGCGGCGTACGGTGGGGCGTCTAAAGTCAATTATTTGTCCAACTTTAATATGCAAGTGACTTGGTACTTAGGGTTAAAGGATGGTTTTGTGGTTCCGGTTAGCCTACCTCTCGAATCCATGAATGTCTTCGAGAAACATCTTCGGGTCATGATGGCTACTGCTCCAACGTCTTCATCCTTGTGATACATCTCAAGCTCAAAATGTCTTGGCCACGTTGCAATTATATCTAATCATGAAAGAGAATCGAACCGCATGTAATCAGAaataactatattaatatgcacttgtatttttttagttcacAGCATAGTAGAATTAAACTCATAAATATTGTATCATGTTTTTAGTGGAGTATAAATTGTTGTGTTCTGCATTGTAATTTGATACAcctaattataaatatgataaaattgttACCAACACGTGTTAAACTTATGCTTAGACCATCCGCAGCAGTGCTCTTATGCAAGAGCACCCGCCGTGCCGTCGGCGCGGCGAGTACCGTGCCAGCCGCTGTGCTTTTGCTGACGGCACGACCCTGCTCGTTAGCAAGAGCACGCCTACGTGGCGCCTCTGCgctcatttttatttcattatatttaatttttcttaaattcataaaaaattgaaaataatcctgaaaaatgaaaaaaatatttcatattccCAAAAATATAGCCGTTTTCTTACCCgtttttcgaaaaaaaaaatcaaatttaagggacatatttaaaaaacacCATGCCTATATTCTCGTGCGATGGAAGAAGTGATGCGGTATTACCTTGTACAAATGAATccattcaaattaatttggttcagaaattgaaaagatcaaatcaattaaagAGGATTAGTTAAAATTTGAAGGTGAATATTGTTAATGAGatcaactcaaactcaaagaATGAAGTGATGAAGAATAAAGAACTTGCAACTAATCATGTGTTGGAGCTGAAGAAGAATCATGCAGAAGCATGCAAGGTCACATGTCCTGAATTAGTCAATCCGATCTGGAAAGGAAGCTTGACTGGAGTATCTTGATTTACAGCTGGAGAGAGCTCTTGGCACCTAGTATACTTGGAACTGATTTGCTTTAAGTTTTCAGTTAAAGTAATTTGTCTTGTAGCTAGTTTGTCTCATAGTCATGCTAGGGTTTGAATTGATTCTAGACTCTTCTCTAGCATAGTATATATAGTGACACTACAATGGAATCAGCCGTCAAGTTGAATGAATTAATACATGAAACACTTTTACTTCATCTTTCTTCCCAATGTTTACTGTTCTATTGATTTAAATGGCAATTTCCACTTTGACCATGTTCTCcaacatggtatcagagcctagGATGAGCCTAGGCTCTGATCCCAGGCTCTTCTTACTATCCTTACTCTTTCAATTCTTAACCTTTTCTACTCCCATCATTATTACTCCCCTCTGGCAAAGTTATAGTCACAAGAGATGTAatctttgatgaaaatgtttttCCATTCAAGGTTCCTGCCTTAAATCCAATTTCTACTCCCTCATCTGCATCACCACCCCCACCCCCACCAGCAGCCTCTCCTCGACTTACTCATGTCCCTTCAGAGACTTCTCTACAAACTGTTTCTTCTCACTCAAGCACATCTCCGACCCCTACACCACTACCTCTTGATATATCTCCAAATATATATGCTAATCACTCACCTACCTTCCTTATCACTCCTAATTCCTCACCAGCAAATGATTTACCCTCTGAGCATCCATCTTCATGTTCCACCTGGCAAGAATCTCATAGGGAATACTTGGGTATTCAAGATCAAAAAGCATGCTGATGGTTGCATAGCTAGGCACAAGGCAAGACTTGTTGCTCAAGGATTTTCACAAGAGCCTGTCTTTGATTTTACTGAAACATTCAGTCCAGTTGTTAAACCTACAACCATTCGTTTGATCTTATCTATAGCTATTTCAGTTGGTTGGAAGATAACTCACTTAGATGTTAACAACGCATTTTTGCACAATGACTTGGAGGAAGAAATTTACATGAGGCAACCGGTTGGATTTGAGCAAGGTGATCCAACTCTTGTTTGTAAACTTAACAAGTCTCTATATGGCTTGAAGCAAGCTTCAAGGTCCTGGTTTCTTACTATACAGTCAACTCTCTTGGCTCTTGGTTTTTCTCAGTCAAAAGCAGATACATCTCTCTTTTACAGAATCTATGGCAAAGAGATCACATATCTACTtatttatgttgatgatatcCTCATCACTGGATCCTCTCCATCTGCTATCAGGACTATTATCTCTCAGCTTAGTGATAAGTTTTCCTTAAAAGATCTAGGGGAAGTGAAGCACTTTCTTGGAGTTGAGGTTGCTTATACAGCTCAAGGCCTTCACTTGAGCCAAGGGTCCTACATCAGAGAGCTATTGGAAAGGGTCAAAATGCTTGACTCTAAACCATTTCCCACTCCAATGCTATCTAACCTCAAGCTCTCTAAAAGTAAAGGAGATCCCTCCTTGGATGGAAAACTTTACAGGAGCACGGTTGGAGCTTTGCAGTATGCTACTATAACTCGgccaaaaattagtttttgtgTGAATAAGGTAAGTCAATTTTTGGCTTCACCACTTGATACACATTGGAAAGCCGTAAAAAGAATATTGAGGTATTTAGCTGGTACAGTGGACTATGGCCTTCATGTGcagaaatttgaattcaagTTAATTGCCTTCTCTGACTCGGATTGGGCTGCTGACATGGATGATAGAAGATCAGTGAGTGGTTAGTGTGTTTATTTTGGTAAGAATCTGATATCTTGGTGTTCAAAAAAACAATCCGTTGTGTCAAGATCCAGTACGGAAGCCGAATATAGAAGCTTGGCACAAGCTGTGTGTGAAGTAACCTGGATAACTTCCCTTCTTGATGAATTGGGAGTTGAACTCTTAGGAATTCCCATAGTGTGGGTTGATAATATGAGTACCATAGCCTTGGCAAGTAATCCAGTTCTCCATGCGAGAACTAAACACATTGAGCTTGATCTTCACTTTGTGAGAGACAAAGTTAAAGAAAAGAGATTGGAACTAAGATATGTTCCTACAACAGATCAAATTGTTGATGTTCTAACCAAACCGTTGGGATACCAATTCTTCTCGCGTATTCGAAACAAAATGAGCATTTGTCCCTCATCCACGCTTGAACTGAGGGGAAGTGTTAACGAGATCAAATCAAGCTCAAAGAATGAAGTGATGAAGAATAAAGAACTTGCAACTAATCATGTGTTGGAGCTGAAGAAGAATCATGCAGAAGCATGCAAGGTCACAAGTCCTGAATTAGTCAATCCGATCTGGAAAGAAAGCTTGACTGGAGTACCTTGATTTACAGCTGGAGAGAGCTCGTGGCACCTAGTATACTTGGAACTGATTTGCTTTAAATTTTcagttaaaataatttgtctTGTAGCTTGTTTGTCTCATAGTCATGCTAGGGTTTGAATTGATTCTAGTCTCTTCTCTAGCATAGTATATATAGTGACACTACAATGGAATCAGCCGTCAAGTTGAATGAATTAATACATGAAACACTTTTACTTCATCTTTCTTCCCAATATTTACTGTTCTATTGATTCAAATGGAAATTTCCAGTTTGACCATGTTCTCCAACAAATATAGCCCTCCGCCCCACTCAATTTAAAGTTTGGAAGAATCAATCCAAAAGTTAATTAACATTGAAGCGGCTAAACTTCATGCTTATATAGGTAGCTCCTTTATTCTTGCACCtacatttgcaatttttcaaaagaactatTAAGAATCTATATATTCAACCTCCTTAACTTGTAGGTCCGAACACATACCTTGGGACGATTTTCAAATGTGTTCCAATCTCCAACATTAAGTTTTCCACATTGAATTCTGCATCTAGTGTCATACTAAATGGGAATTGGGTATCTTAATATCAGAGATTTGTAGTGGACTTTAATCCCATCCCTATAGCCGATTTGTACACAAGATCTCTACTTAACCCTTTGGTTAAATGATCGGCTAAGTTGTCATGAGTTCTTACAAACTCCACAGATATCACACCATCCAAAATAAGTTCACGAATCATGCTATGTCTAACACCTAAGTGTCTTGACTTTCCATTATACACTTGACTATATGCCTTAGCCAAGGTAGCAGCACTATCACATCTGATAGATATAGGNNNNNNNNNNNNNNNNNNNNNNNNNNNNNNNNNNNNNNNNNNNNNNNNNNNNNNNNNNNNNNNNNNNNNNNNNNNNNNNNNNNNNNNNNNNNNNNNNNNNgtgttaccttaaagtggacgacgcccacaaccagtctactaagcaaaagacttagactttgtttgcttcttatacatttaaatgcttataaaacatcttataaatgcataagcaaacacaatgtaataatatactgattctattcgtgcgaaactgctcgaataatactgaatcgggttaaaagtggattatagagttttacgtatacaagcaagattctattcgagcgaaactgctcgaaacatgcttttcagtataccaaacctaacagttGGAATAGTGAACTTAGACATATCTTAGATGATTTAGTTGCTTCTAATCATGAAGATCATCAACTCCACATTACCATCATGGTAATTGATCGAATAAAACTGTTTCAATCACACAATGTGCGACGGTATCGGCCTTTCCCAATTTATGTCCGCTGTGGGTGAACTTACTCGCGGGGCGTCGGCCCCTTCTATTCGACCAGTTTGGGACCGACATCTTCTCAGCATCGCCCAGCCGCCGCACGTGTCGTTCGCACATCGTGAATATGATGTCGCAACTGGTACAAGTGGCAGAGCCCACGTCCCGCTCGATCAGATGGTGGAATGCTCCTTCTTTTTCGGCTCCACCGAAATCTCCGCCCTACGCCGCAGCCTACCTCAGCATCTCCAGTGCTGCTCCAAATTTGATATCGTGGCAGGCTGCACGTGGCGCTGCCGGACAATCGCTCTCTCTCCCGAACCCGACGAAGAGATTAGATTCATAGGCATTATGGATAACTGGAAGCAAATACAGCCACCGCTTCCGGTGGGGTACTATGGAAACGTTTTAGCATTTCCGGTGGCAGTGACAACTGCTGCTGAGCTGTCAAACAATCCGCTGCACTACGCGGTGGAGTTGGTGACGAAGGCGAAACGTGTAGCTACAACTTATGAGTACTTGAGATCCGTGGCTAGTCTGATGGTGATGCGAGATCGCCCTAATTTGACGGAGACGAACACTTACATGGTGTCGAATATTATGcacttaaaaataaagcaaatggACGTTGGGTGGGGCACAGTGGCGTACGGCAGGATCTCTAAAGGAATTTTGTGGCTTACCGTTAATATGCAAGCAGCTTGGTACATTGGCTATAAGGATGGT
This window contains:
- the LOC125203219 gene encoding benzyl alcohol O-benzoyltransferase-like, which codes for MAPTERSSLSVTRKTPELLCPAESTPHEFKHLSDIDDQTFLRMYVTTMNFYKKNPSMEGKDPVKIIREAIAKALVFYYPLAGRLREHTGRKLVVECTGQGVVFVEADADVTLQHFGEDALYPPFPNCDDITLDVPNNQGVLFDIPLMFIQVTRLKCGGFIFSNCFNHAMCDGTDLSQFMSAVGELARGASSPSIRPVWERHLLTAPQLPRLSFAHREYDVTTGTSGGPHIPLDNQILERSFLFSSAEISALRRSLPPHLQRCSKFEIVAGCMWRCLTIARSLKPDKEVRFIGVVDNRRQIKPPLPVGYYGNAIALPVAVTTAGELSKNPLEYAVELVTKAKREAASGEYLRSVAGLMVMRGRPNLTETNTYLVSNLTHVGYKQMDVGWGTAAYGGASKVNYLSNFNMQVTWYLGLKDGFVVPVSLPLESMNVFEKHLRVMMATAPTSSSL
- the LOC125203686 gene encoding benzyl alcohol O-benzoyltransferase-like, with amino-acid sequence FNHTMCDGIGLSQFMSAVGELTRGASAPSIRPVWDRHLLSIAQPPHVSFAHREYDVATGTSGRAHVPLDQMVECSFFFGSTEISALRRSLPQHLQCCSKFDIVAGCTWRCRTIALSPEPDEEIRFIGIMDNWKQIQPPLPVGYYGNVLAFPVAVTTAAELSNNPLHYAVELVTKAKRVATTYEYLRSVASLMVMRDRPNLTETNTYMVSNIMHLKIKQMDVGWGTVAYGRISKGILWLTVNMQAAWYIGYKDGFVVPVSLPLKSMKVFEKHLRVMMTTAPTPSSL